A single Fundulus heteroclitus isolate FHET01 chromosome 4, MU-UCD_Fhet_4.1, whole genome shotgun sequence DNA region contains:
- the LOC105916352 gene encoding high-affinity choline transporter 1: MTIHVEGLVAIAIFYLLILVVGIWAAWKNKHSGEAEGTDRSETIMVGGRDIGLFVGGFTMTATWVGGGYINGTAEYVYLPGYGLAWAQAPFGYALSLVVGGLFFAKPMRSRGYVTMLDPFQQLYGKRMGGLLFIPALMGEIFWSAAILSALGATLSVIVDINIKMSVVISALIAIFYTLVGGLYSVAYTDVVQLFCIFIGLWISVPFALTNAAVADITVTAANNVYQSPWRGSVKKEDTWIWIDNFCLLMLGGIPWQVYFQRVLSASSATYAQVLSFLAAFGCLVMAVPSVLIGAIGASTDWNQTSYGGISPKDKEEADMILPIVLQHLCPPFVSFFGLGAVSAAVMSSADSSILSASSMFARNIYQLAFRQSASDREIVWVMRITIFVFGGLATLMALVTGTVYGLWYLSSDLVYVIIFPQLLSVLFVKGTNTYGSVAAYLFGLVLRIGGGEPYLQLPPFIYYPGWTTEQRKHHITGEMEEIVIQKFPFKTVSMLASFVGNFAFSYLAKYLFESGKISHKYDFLDAVVSSRSGEIMDKTTLVTRGNNIGLSELAPVKPRLSVTLAAAFTRRDTLPEETVEEEEEESSPDSSHNEE, encoded by the exons ATGACCATCCATGTAGAGGGGCTTGTGGCTATCGCGATCTTCTATCTGCTCATCCTGGTCGTGGGCATCTGGGCGGCATGGAAGAACAAGCACTCCGGGGAGGCGGAGGGCACCGACCGCAGCGAAACCATCATGGTCGGAGGGAGAGACATTGGGCTGTTTGTCGGTGGATTCACAATGACAG cgacctgggtgggtggagggtacATCAACGGCACCGCTGAGTACGTGTATCTACCGGGCTATGGGTTGGCTTGGGCTCAAGCCCCATTTGGATATGCCCTTAGTCTGGTTGTGG GTGGTCTTTTTTTTGCTAAGCCCATGCGCTCACGGGGTTACGTCACCATGTTGGACCCTTTCCAGCAACTGTATGGGAAACGTATGGGTGGTCTTCTTTTCATACCTGCACTCATGGGTGAGATCTTTTGGTCTGCTGCCATCCTGTCCGCCCTCG GTGCTACTCTGAGTGTCATTGTGGACATCAACATCAAGATGTCAGTAGTTATCTCTGCACTCATTGCAATCTTCTACACCCTGGTCGGAGGACTGTACTCTGTGGCCTACACAGACGTGGTGCAGCTGTTTTGCATCTTTATTGGCCTG TGGATCAGCGTCCCTTTTGCTTTGACTAATGCTGCGGTGGCAGACATCACTGTGACTGCAGCGAACAATGTCTATCAGTCGCCCTGGAGAGGCAGCGTGAAAAAGGAAGACACCTGGATCTGGATCGACAACTTCTGTCTTCTG ATGCTGGGAGGAATACCATGGCAAGTGTACTTCCAAAGAGTGTTATCAGCCTCCTCCGCCACCTACGCACAGGTCCTCTCCTTCTTGGCCGCGTTTGGATGCCTCGTCATGGCCGTGCCCTCCGTTCTCATCGGAGCCATCGGAGCCTCAACAG ACTGGAACCAGACAAGTTATGGAGGGATTTCTCCTAAAGACAAGGAGGAAGCAGACATGATTCTCCCTATCGTACTCCAGCACCTCTGTCCAccatttgtttctttctttggtCTGGGGGCTGTGTCTGCTGCTGTCATGTCCTCTGCAGACTCCTCCATCCTGTCAGCAAGCTCCATGTTTGCAAGAAACATTTACCAGCTGGCCTTCAGACAGTCA GCATCTGACCGTGAAATCGTGTGGGTGATGCGAATCACAATCTTTGTATTTGGTGGACTTGCCACCCTGATGGCCCTGGTTACTGGCACGGTTTACGGCCTCTGGTACCTGAGCTCAGATCTGGTTTATGTCATCATCTTCCCGCAGCTACTCAGTGTGCTCTTCGTCAAAGGTACCAACACGTACGGCTCGGTGGCTGCGTACCTCTTTGGCCTGGTGCTGCGTATAGGCGGAGGAGAACCCTACCTGCAGCTTCCTCCTTTCATTTATTACCCAGGCTGGACGACCGAGCAGCGGAAGCACCACATTACTGGGGAGATGGAGGAAATCGTCATACAGAAGTTCCCCTTTAAGACCGTGTCCATGTTGGCCTCCTTCGTGGGTAACTTTGCTTTCTCCTACCTGGCGAAGTACTTGTTCGAGAGCGGAAAGATCTCACACAAATACGACTTTCTGGATGCTGTGGTGTCGAGCCGCAGCGGGGAAATAATGGATAAAACTACTCTCGTAACCCGAGGCAACAACATCGGGCTGTCGGAGTTGGCGCCAGTCAAACCGCGGCTGAGCGTGACCTTGGCAGCCGCGTTCACTCGCCGTGACACGCTGCCAGAGGAAACggtggaggaagaagaggaggagtcCAGCCCTGACTCCTCACACAATGAAGAATGA